A single genomic interval of Armigeres subalbatus isolate Guangzhou_Male chromosome 1, GZ_Asu_2, whole genome shotgun sequence harbors:
- the LOC134206342 gene encoding uncharacterized protein LOC134206342, producing MSNKGIPANPADGTPEKDKPSGCACCDRPETFDNIVQCDQCNEWWHMTCAEVTPSVAERSWICGHCMPLSVLSRTTTSSARVARLALKKKQLEEQQAMEQRHLAEKYKLLEDELDEAGSNRSRISKASNRSRISKRASMDKVKQWQQECAEQSEGASALLPEDQSANPETFSAPAEVVVHTQQKFMEANPNHQHTGEDHQASCFYTPTLNSTMKPNDLNPSLANQDQQRNTGAIPKTAPNKAPKQKDVNMSVNSYNYNLKYLYLY from the coding sequence ATGTCGAATAAGGGTATACCAGCTAACCCAGCTGACGGAACACCGGAGAAGGATAAGCCTTCCGGCTGTGCTTGCTGTGATCGCCCGGAAACATTTGATAACATTGTCCAGTGCGATCAGTGCAACGAGTGGTGGCACATGACGTGCGCTGAAGTAACTCCTTCGGTGGCTGAGCGTTCGTGGATTTGCGGACACTGTATGCCATTAAGTGTTCTCTCGCGCACGACGACCTCTAGCGCACGGGTGGCCCGATTAGCGCTGAAGAAGAAGCAGCTGGAAGAGCAGCAAGCTATGGAGCAACGCCATCTCGCCGAGAAGTATAAGCTTCTGGAAGACGAACTGGATGAGGCGGGCAGCAACCGTAGCAGAATTAGCAAGGCAAGCAACCGGAGCCGAATTAGTAAGCGAGCGAGTATGGATAAGGTGAAACAATGGCAGCAAGAGTGTGCTGAACAATCTGAAGGCGCATCAGCACTGTTGCCAGAGGATCAGTCGGCAAACCCGGAAACATTCTCTGCACCTGCGGAGGTCGTAGTACATACTCAGCAGAAGTTTATGGAAGCAAACCCGAATCATCAACATACCGGTGAAGATCACCAGGCGTCCTGTTTCTACACTCCAACATTGAActcaacgatgaaaccaaatgaCCTAAACCCGAGCCTAGCCAATCAGGATCAGCAGCGAAACACCGGCGCGATCCCTAAAACAGCTCCTAACAAGGCTCCAAAGCAAAAAGATGTCAACATGTCAG